From Helicobacter sp. MIT 05-5293, one genomic window encodes:
- a CDS encoding class I SAM-dependent methyltransferase: protein MQRSFWEKKAQTFPRFKKGAEDTLEILTFFQDQGVDFRDKVVFDIGCGNGRFALEIAFLAKKVIGSDISTNMLAFLEEDAKTLGLDNIRTLHTDWVDFDVASLEEKIDIAFASMTPALNNKQGLLKAINLSEQGLCYVGWGRLRECEFLAKILSQHNITLLLPKGLPNVLEWLQEEGYKQPKYLYRKADFTYQAPIQKAIDDIVWHVSIHEGEPNLHLIEEYVRQNERDGQITYTHSREVGIAFIPKKSSKKA from the coding sequence ATGCAACGATCATTTTGGGAGAAAAAAGCGCAAACTTTTCCACGTTTTAAGAAAGGTGCAGAGGATACCTTAGAGATTCTGACATTTTTTCAAGACCAAGGTGTGGATTTTCGCGATAAGGTGGTTTTTGATATTGGCTGTGGCAATGGACGCTTTGCGCTAGAGATTGCTTTTTTAGCAAAGAAAGTCATCGGGAGTGATATTTCTACCAATATGCTTGCTTTTCTTGAGGAAGATGCAAAGACTTTGGGGCTTGATAATATTCGCACATTGCATACGGATTGGGTGGATTTTGATGTTGCGTCTTTGGAAGAGAAAATCGATATAGCCTTTGCATCAATGACTCCTGCATTAAACAACAAACAAGGCTTGTTAAAGGCAATAAACTTAAGCGAACAAGGGCTTTGTTATGTCGGCTGGGGGAGACTGCGAGAATGTGAATTTTTAGCAAAAATCCTTTCCCAACACAATATTACGCTTTTACTCCCTAAAGGTTTGCCTAATGTCCTAGAATGGTTGCAAGAAGAGGGCTATAAGCAGCCAAAATATCTTTACAGAAAGGCAGATTTTACCTATCAAGCACCGATTCAAAAAGCGATTGATGATATTGTATGGCATGTGAGTATTCACGAGGGAGAGCCAAACCTTCATCTCATTGAAGAATATGTGCGACAAAACGAACGCGATGGGCAAATCACTTATACGCATAGTCGTGAAGTGGGTATCGCCTTTATCCCTAAAAAATCCTC